A stretch of the Uranotaenia lowii strain MFRU-FL chromosome 3, ASM2978415v1, whole genome shotgun sequence genome encodes the following:
- the LOC129756374 gene encoding GRIP and coiled-coil domain-containing protein 2-like has protein sequence MDTSQSTSAEHDSATKKASPFDNLTRDDLVKKCRGLLGIAQKAKQAKDEAQEEIKQLKDQLNQAAAQKTADKDCLRAMQEVVDSLTEQKLQSAMRVDELQKSTVQLRAELEKLSDENEAFQRQIKRATEENEELLGNLSQMEQKLKDSEQDAAKAKGEVSGKEEKLIRKLKLYKNKVQEISAKLMLLKSDRKILMKTVKEYSEQVPKWQKELMNASGIVFKKTQQLEIENQKLQQQVEELNKLNEKPSVDEGAYAELHSKVSEQEAIINQLNEQLSGIAEKDEHISIQLNQIRQLESEADEYKKRLDQYAEEKDNTNSSLNACKLILEELQKASALKVSDLENKLHSEVKQKESHLKDLQRLQEDLEKSVQENEKLQAAAQKSDSNPAMEDLQKRYRELEHAKLTLEHEKRTLIEKIKTIQASTVLAELQTHLDQLQQRCSSQTEELDTKRKELSDLENVNNQLQSQLQELQEIYKTEAATKDSQLSDLEKKLANERAENEKLHQSLQAASISEELQNELRTKSNRLSELEQSLQTERDKIVTFESKIDSFESSFQQLGVQNQDLKLKLTQSIFDQDKLQKKLMETSSALETLQGHYNMLTSENQQLQSAYSQLSQDHSTCNEDINTLRSKLELTKLENSELLSELKEINEILKERGGVISLQLSKISDLESQKQTLQQKLNELDCPDIAQLRIRNQELEQQLSEKENELGQLRASVGDRSFDGQSDVMSTSTISRLEEAGRMRDLEDSFEEKYNKLRALAVRLKKKVSEQTLALQQYEKERESKAVAGGKNLQSLQAEYDKLLDQLEGERQRNETLEAELKCAKKTADSGKTLDDATAHQREQELSLKREKEAFNLVKKEIEAENQKLKNALKAKEKQFTDELESQKELKAELEKLRLAAKKANVLNLEMEAYEKSLAELNRKLEAKKEQVKELEGNLEAQEGTTKSLKSQIALLEQSLSGERSHSQELKKNVDLQQEKLRVSEHQRGELNVELAQLKVDFERIRIEMEAGKVELNEAITEKEKSCGVFEAEKSKILKQVYSLESELSSLKETLAEKEQELEDNKAEFASYKIRAQSVLRQNQSKDNSREQELMEEVETVRKTLEVTQSKFQTFSQQLMDANKSCEELKADKVRLQARCKELHELLEVGRLQNETLMEEIRGSNLNHQEALKTQRLQNETLVNCYKKQLDDMQEKHTQELKDLQSQIKQQQPRDVMDSTDSKNNNFQPGLLGPIPKGQHISDEQKISLLLMEREECEGSESTSSQNGATGGPHRKISNSSHHQQLRSQRSNRDLIPLDELLNSSFDDGSSVLYGDGGDDENNSPSQLVVRTVSPTVELQQTKGLLTKQESRVRHLTALLAEAEQDLAKLTQLNELLKEEVRRHERAIEREKHVHNSEYLKNVIFKFLTLNSGDERSHLVPVLNTILRLSPEETQKLNNVARGTESGGRGWTGILWN, from the exons ATGGATACAAGCCAATCAACATCGGCAGAGCAT GACTCTGCCACGAAAAAAGCCAGCCCCTTCGACAATCTCACCCGAGATGATTTGGTCAAAAAATGTCGGGGACTGCTCGGAATAGCCCAGAAGGCCAAACAAGCCAAAGATG AGGCCCAAGAGGAAATTAAACAACTGAAGGATCAGTTGAATCAGGCTGCGGCGCAAAAAACAGCGGACAAAGACTGCCTTCGAGCGATGCAGGAAGTTGTGGATTCTTTAACAGAGCAAAAACTTCAATCGGCGATGCGGGTTGATGAGCTTCAAAAATCGACCGTCCAATTGCGAGCTGAGTTGGAAAAACTGTCAGACGAAAATGAGGCTTTCCAGCGACAAATCAAACGAGCAACCGAGGAAAACGAGGAGTTACTGGGAAATTTATCCCAGATGGAGCAAAAGTTGAAGGATTCAGAACAGGACGCTGCGAAAGCCAAAGGCGAGGTTTCTGGAAAGGAAGAAAAGCTTATTCGTAAGCTGAAGTTGTACAAAAATAAGGTACAGGAGATTTCTGCTAAACTTATGTTGCTGAAATCCGATCGTAAGATTCTGATGAAAACCGTAAAGGAATACTCTGAGCAAGTTCCTAAATGGCAGAAAGAATTGATGAATGCTTCCGGTATTGTGttcaaaaaaacacaacaactgGAGATCGAGAATCAAAAGCTGCAACAACAGGTTGAAGAGTTAAATAAACTTAATGAGAAACCGAGTGTTGACGAAGGAGCTTATGCTGAACTGCATAGTAAAGTCTCCGAACAGGAAGCAATCATAAATCAGCTTAACGAACAGCTTTCTGGTATTGCTGAAAAAGACGAGCACATTTCGATCCAACTGAACCAAATTCGACAACTTGAGAGTGAAGCTGATGAATACAAAAAACGTTTGGATCAATATGCAGAAGAAAAAGATAACACCAACAGCAGTTTGAATGCGtgtaaattaattttggaaGAACTGCAAAAAGCTTCAGCTCTGAAAGTGTCAGATTTGGAGAACAAACTTCATTCAGAAGTTAAACAAAAAGAGTCTCACTTAAAAGACCTTCAACGACTTCAAGAAGACTTAGAGAAATCTGTTCAAGAAAATGAGAAACTTCAAGCGGCTGCCCAAAAATCCGACAGTAATCCTGCAATGGAAGACCTTCAGAAGCGATACCGAGAATTAGAACATGCTAAGCTTACCTTAGAACATGAAAAACGAAcgcttattgaaaaaatcaaaaccatacAAGCTAGTACGGTTTTAGCAGAGCTCCAAACTCATCTAGATCAGCTACAGCAACGTTGTAGCAGCCAAACAGAAGAGCTGGACACAAAACGGAAAGAACTATCGGATCTGGAGAATGTAAACAATCAGTTACAATCACAGCTTCAGGAACTGcaagaaatttacaaaactgaagcAGCCACAAAAGATTCCCAACTTTCAGATTTAGAGAAAAAACTTGCGAATGAACGcgcagaaaatgaaaaactgcATCAAAGTTTGCAAGCCGCTTCAATTTCGGAAGAGCTGCAAAATGAACTACGTACCAAAAGTAATCGGTTATCCGAATTGGAGCAAAGTCTGCAAACCGAGCGGGACAAAATTGTCACATTCGAAAGCAAGATCGACAGCTTTGAAAGCTCCTTCCAACAGTTGGGAGTTCAAAACCAAGatttgaaactgaaactgacTCAATCCATTTTCGATCAGGATAAGCTGCAGAAAAAACTAATGGAAACTAGCTCGGCCCTTGAAACGCTCCAGGGTCACTACAATATGCTAACCTCGGAAAACCAACAACTCCAATCTGCTTACTCGCAATTGTCTCAAGATCACAGCACCTGTAACGAAGACATCAACACCTTGCGCTCTAAACTGGAACTTACAAAGCTAGAAAATAGCGAACTACTTTCCGAGCTGAAAGAAATCAACGAAATATTGAAGGAACGTGGCGGAGTGATTTCACTGCAACTGTCTAAAATATCGGATCTTGAATCCCAAAAGCAAACTCTACAGCAAAAACTAAACGAACTGGACTGTCCGGATATAGCGCAACTGCGAATCCGCAACCAGGAACTGGAGCAGCAGCTTTCGGAAAAGGAAAACGAATTGGGCCAGCTTAGAGCCAGTGTCGGGGATCGAAGCTTCGATGGACAAAGCGATGTGATGTCCACTTCCACCATATCACGGTTGGAAGAAGCCGGTCGGATGCGAGATCTGGAAGATAGTTTCGAGGAGAAGTACAACAAGCTGCGGGCTCTGGCAGTGAGgctgaagaaaaaagtttccgAACAAACGCTGGCCCTTCAGCAGTACGAAAAAGAACGAGAATCCAAGGCAGTGGCTGGAGGTAAAAATTTGCAGTCCCTGCAGGCGGAGTATGATAAGCTGCTGGACCAACTAGAAGGGGAACGTCAACGAAATGAAACTCTGGAGGCGGAACTGAAGTGTGCTAAAAAGACAGCGGATTCGGGAaag ACTCTGGACGATGCTACCGCACACCAACGAGAACAGGAGCTTAGCCTAAAGCGTGAAAAGGAAGCTTTTAATTTGGTTAAGAAGGAAATCGAAGCCGAAAACCAGAAGCTTAAAAACGCACTCAAAGCTAAAGAAAAGCAATTCACTGACGAGTTGGAATCCCAGAAGGAACTAAAAGCAGAGTTGGAAAAGCTCCGTCTCGCAGCCAAAAAGGCTAACGTACTTAATTTGGAAATGGAAGCCTACGAAAAGTCATTGGCTGAACTGAACCGCAAACTGGAAGCCAAGAAGGAACAGGTTAAGGAACTCGAGGGCAACTTGGAAGCGCAAGAAGGAACgactaaaagtttaaaaagtcaAATCGCTCTTCTAGAGCAAAGTTTATCTGGCGAAAGGAGTCATTCGCAGGAGCTGAAGAAGAATGTTGATTTGCAACAAGAGAAACTGCGGGTCAGTGAACATCAAAGAGGTGAGCTGAATGTGGAGCTAGCTCAACTAAAGGTTGATTTCGAGAGAATCAGAATCGAAATGGAGGCTGGTAAGGTAGAGTTGAATGAGGCTAtcacagaaaaagaaaaatcctGTGGAGTATTTGAAGCTGAGAAAAGTAAAATATTGAAACAGGTCTACAGTTTAGAGAGTGAATTAAGCAGTCTTAAGGAAACCCTGGCTGAGAAAGAACAGGAACTGGAAGATAACAAAGCAGAATTTGCGAGCTACAAGATTAGAGCACAATCCGTGCTAAGGCAGAATCAAAGCAAAGATAATAGTAGGGAACAGGAACTTATGGAAGAAGTGGAAACAGTTCGTAAAACTTTAGAAGTGACACAGAGCAAGTTTCAAACCTTTAGTCAACAACTGATGGACGCAAACAAAAGTTGCGAAGAGCTGAAGGCAGACAAAGTGCGTCTGCAGGCTCGTTGCAAAGAGCTACACGAACTGCTCGAGGTAGGTAGACTGCAAAACGAGACCCTTATGGAAGAGATTCGAGGGTCGAATCTTAATCATCAGGAAGCATTGAAAACACAGCGTCTGCAAAATGAAACTTTGGttaattgttacaaaaaacaGCTGGACGATATGCAGGAAAAGCACACCCAAGAACTCAAAGACCTTCAAAGCCAGATAAAGCAACAACAGCCGCGCGATGTGATGGACTCGACAGATtccaaaaacaacaatttccaACCGGGATTGTTAGGTCCTATTCCCAAGGGTCAACACATATCCGACGAGCAAAAAATAAGTCTGCTTCTGATGGAACGCGAAGAATGTGAGGGTTCGGAAAGTACCAGCTCCCAGAATGGAGCAACTGGCGGCCCACATCGGAAAATTTCCAACTCTAGTCACCACCAACAACTACGCTCTCAGCGGTCAAACCGGGATTTGATTCCGCTGGATGAACTGCTCAATTCATCGTTTGACGATGGTTCAAGTGTACTTTACGGTGACGGTGgtgatgatgaaaataattccCCTTCCCAACTAGTGGTTCGAACGGTTTCACCTACGGTTGAGCTGCAGCAAACTAAAGGGCTCCTAACGAAACAGGAGAGCCGGGTACGTCATTTGACGGCTCTGTTGGCCGAAGCCGAACAGGATCTGGCCAAGCTGACTCAGCTGAACGAGCTGCTTAAAGAAGAAGTTCGTAGACATGAGCGAGCAATCGAACGTGAAAAGCATGTACATAATtcggaatatttaaagaatgtGATATTCAAG TTCTTAACATTAAACAGTGGGGACGAAAGATCGCATTTGGTTCCTGTCTTGAACACGATTCTCAGGCTTAGTCCGGAAGAAACGCAAAAACTGAATAATGTGGCAAGAG GAACCGAGAGCGGAGGACGTGGCTGGACCGGTATTCTATGGAACTAG
- the LOC129754456 gene encoding 60S ribosomal protein L44, which yields MVNVPKQRRTYCKKCKVHRVHKVTQYKKSKERTASQGRRRYDRKQKGFGGQTKPIFRKKAKTTKKIVLRMECVDCKYRKQTPLKRCKHFELGGDKKRKGQMIQF from the exons ATG GTCAACGTTCCCAAGCAGCGTCGTACCTACTGCAAGAAGTGCAAGGTGCACCGGGTTCACAAAGTGACCCAGTACAAGAAGTCCAAGGAACGGACCGCGTCCCAGGGTCGTCGCCGTTACGATCGTAAACAGAAGGGTTTCGGTGGTCAAACCAAGCCCATCTTCAGGAAGAAG GCCAAGACCACCAAGAAAATCGTGCTGCGTATGGAATGTGTGGACTGCAAATACCGCAAGCAAACGCCCCTGAAGCGTTGCAAACATTTCGAACTCGGAGGCGACAAGAAGCGAAAGGGACAGATGATTCAGTTCTAA
- the LOC129753521 gene encoding follicle cell protein 3C-1-like has protein sequence MGFKIRAVVIIIKVIVVLMLIESIIVTSSAQKRMRSRKTKQVPTDVNESQMGQSTSSPIKNEEHLPCSCAIFLTGQFNRHNRTEPPRGNPAIQVELMQNYSCTSTGKKQCSSRCLDTIMKHLPNSPALICGTIGRDCFRERAYLFYQNCSPRWINSNLSAGREFCCQNDRPVRCSKMATLLRQSLLTRNGTLESNEEY, from the coding sequence ATGGGTTTCAAAATTCGTGCCGTTGTAATAATCATTAAAGTGATTGTGGTGTTAATGTTAATAGAATCGATCATCGTTACCTCAAGTGCCCAAAAGAGAATGAGGTCTCGTAAAACCAAACAGGTCCCGACAGATGTAAATGAAAGCCAAATGGGTCAGAGTACTTCATCACCGATAAAGAACGAGGAACATCTACCTTGCAGTTGTGCAATCTTCCTGACCGGTCAATTCAATCGCCATAATCGTACCGAGCCACCTCGTGGGAATCCTGCCATCCAGGTTGAGCTGATGCAAAACTACTCATGCACGTCTACAGGAAAAAAACAGTGCTCGAGCCGATGTTTGGACACCATCATGAAGCATCTGCCGAACTCGCCAGCCCTGATTTGCGGCACCATCGGTAGGGATTGCTTCCGGGAACGAGCTTACCTGTTCTACCAAAATTGTTCGCCCCGCTGGATCAACAGCAACCTATCGGCGGGCCGGGAATTCTGCTGCCAGAACGACCGTCCGGTTCGGTGTAGCAAAATGGCAACGCTTCTCAGACAATCGCTGCTAACCCGAAACGGAACACTCGAATCCAACGAAGAATATTAA